Below is a genomic region from Parageobacillus toebii NBRC 107807.
TTCGCTCCTTTATCCTATTTTTCTTCGTATGTGGTCACAAATTTTTCGTAAGCTGCTGCTTTTTGCATAAACGATTTTGGCACTGGCTGCGGTTCTTTTTTTAACGCTTCGTTCCAAGCAGATGAAATCGTCATTATTAATTGAAGCACTTCTTTAATGATGGAAACGTCTTTCTTCATATTGGCCTCAATGAGACGTTCTGCCATATAGTTGTAAAGCGCATCTAATTGATGAGCGATAATGCCGGCATCATATTTTAACCCGACACCGAGCCGGCGGAGAATATCATTGGCTTTTTGCAGCCGTTTATTGGCGTCTATATAATTTTTTTGTTCAATCAATGTAATCGCTGCTTCTAAACTTTCAATGAGTCCTTCATAAAGCAGGGCCGTTAGTTGTTGGGAATTTTTTTTATAAACAATTTCTTCAGTGAGGACCTCCAAATTGTACACCCCCGTTTGCTCTCTATTTTTTATATCGGCCATTTATGCACGTAGTTTAATAGTTTTTTTCTATTTCTTCTATTAATAACAAAATTTCTGCAATGACAGCGTATAGTTGCGGGGGAATGCTGTCACCTAAATCAAGGCTTAACAAGTTTTGCACAAGGAGTGGATCTTCTTGGATATGAACGTTATGTTGTTTCGCTAATTCAATAATCTTTTGCGCCACATATCCTGTTCCTTGAGCGACGACAGTCGGTGATTTTCCGGTTTCTTCATCGTAACGAATAACCGCTGCTGTGGGACCGTTTATTTGACTTCGTTTTTTTTGGTTAAAATATTTTTGGATCATATTGTAAAATCGTATCCTTTCTCCGTAAATGTTGCATAAGATGGTGTCTGTGATATCGGTTTCGACTCTTTCATTGGCATATTTTCTTTCGATAATTTTGTCACGTTCACTCCGGTCACACGATAACCAATTTCTTCTAATCTTTCTTTGGCGACATCGATAAGTGGTTGGATCTTCTCCGTAAAATCCTCTTTGTCGTTACGAAACGTAATCGAAAGATTTCTTTCATTTGCATTCAGTAAAATCCCAATATCGCCCAATTTTTTCGTCTCAAGCAAGAAATATAAACTGCAATTTTCCCAGTCAATTCGTTCGCCGTCTTTGCGAGAATTCACATACACTTTTATGCTTCGTACTTCATTTTGTAATAACAGCGGTAACGTGAAGAAAAAGCTTTGCGCATTCGCGCCTGCATCAAATTTATTTAACAGTTGTTGCCCCGTAAGATTATTTAACGCTTGTTCCGCTTGTTGTGCTACTTGCTCGTTTCCGCTTTGGGCAAGTTTCAAGAACATTGCCTTCATATTTTGTTGTGGCACTTCTTCATTGTTTCCTTTAAAAACGAGCGATTCAGCGACTTCGTAATCATGAGTTAAACCGAGCCGGCGAATCGTTTCAAACATTTGCCGTGCTGATGGTTCAAGCGCAAAAGGTTGAACCGTTTTATTCATCTGCGTTAAAAATTCTTTTGGCGAACCGGCAAACTTTAAACTTTCGTTTGCCACAAAATGTTTCACTTTCACATCAGATGGTTTAAATTGCATTTTTGCGAGTACATCTTTTACTTCTTTCACGATTTTTTGTGCGCCGCTATAGTCGCCTTTATTTAATCGTTTTCTCGCCTCGGCGAGCTGTGAACTTGCTTTCATTAATTGTTTTTCTGTCATCATATCGGTAAATAACATCATATCGCTTTTTAAAATGGCGTTGTCTAATTGCTTGATTGTCGTTTCTAAAAGCTGTTTCGCCTGAGGTTGGGCGCTTTGTTTATATTTCTCAATTAATTGCGAAATCGTCTCTAAATTACGCATAATGTCGCGTTTTATATTTTTAAAGTCAATCGCCGCTTGCGACATTTTTTTCGTAACGGTTTGTACAATGATATCTTTTGTTTGCAATTGTATGCTTGTTTGCCATTCGGAATCGAAAAGGTTGTCTAAGCTAGTTGATGGATCGGTTTTTTCGTTGACCGCTGAAGGCAATGATGTTTCGATTTCCGTCAATGTTTCTAGCATCGTTTGTCTTGCCGCAAGTTCTCTTCCGTTTTCTTTCAGCTGCAATGCCTTCGTGAAAGAGTCCGCTAGTTTTTTCCCGAG
It encodes:
- a CDS encoding EscU/YscU/HrcU family type III secretion system export apparatus switch protein, with the protein product MIQKYFNQKKRSQINGPTAAVIRYDEETGKSPTVVAQGTGYVAQKIIELAKQHNVHIQEDPLLVQNLLSLDLGDSIPPQLYAVIAEILLLIEEIEKNY
- the fliS gene encoding flagellar export chaperone FliS, whose protein sequence is MEVLTEEIVYKKNSQQLTALLYEGLIESLEAAITLIEQKNYIDANKRLQKANDILRRLGVGLKYDAGIIAHQLDALYNYMAERLIEANMKKDVSIIKEVLQLIMTISSAWNEALKKEPQPVPKSFMQKAAAYEKFVTTYEEK